A genomic region of Metopolophium dirhodum isolate CAU chromosome 1, ASM1992520v1, whole genome shotgun sequence contains the following coding sequences:
- the LOC132932579 gene encoding uncharacterized protein LOC132932579 encodes MSDMSDMSKSFIGFENDVGIWPQSCNNEMITFWIKQGSTNLQNCDEKLLETKSVQQNRADRSAHNSRKCSIHFFKRINKNREVINRNWLCFSPTTGKIYCYTCKLLGEKNGKLSGDGFCDWKHAAEKLSQHETSKHHIEAIIALNHRVREIGCLDHQLQKQIADLSSYWRKVLKRVVSTIKFIAERGLEFRGDNGIISSPRNGNYLRILELVAEFDPILSTHIKDHANKKSGHTNYLSSTICEELIDLMAKEVLSKIITRIKKSKYFSVSVDSTPDEAHIDQLTIVLRYIEGINPVERFLTFVPNCGHTGIEMANTLITFLDHHKIELNDCRGQSYDNAANMSGKYQGMQALIKNKNELAEFIPCCGHSLKLGKQQPTHVLRLFDSLILYKTFTCFLLRLPHNLNETRWSCRADATKAVVYFGYDYIKEALVEISNDLDQKDIVKIQSKKLYESMCQLEVAFYAIFWNDILERFDSTNHILQDPKIILQTAVNALNSLLSFVREIRNKYEKYEEKLSPREKFRSESFISVIDQLTVSLTDRIAAYETICQRFGFLNTFEKLETSELQSAANC; translated from the exons ATGTCGGATATGTCGGATATGTCGAAATCTTTTATTGGTTTTGAAAATGATGTCGGTATTTGGCCTCAAAGCTGTAACAATGAAATGATAACATTTTGGATAAAACAAGGATCTACAAATTTGCAAAACTGCGATGAAAAGTTATTAGAAACAAAATCCGTCCAACAAAATCGGGCTGATCGCTCTGCACACAATAGTAGGAAatgttctatacattttttcaaacggataaataaaaatagagaaGTCATTAATCGTAATTGGTTATGTTTCTCTCCAACTACTGGTAAAATCTATTGTTATACTTGCAAACTATTAGGGGAAAAAAATGGAAAGTTATCAGGTGATGGATTTTGTGATTGGAAACATGCAGCTGAAAAGTTATCCCAACATGAAACATCTAAACATCATATTGAAGCAATTATTGCATTAAATCATCGAGTGAGAGAAATTGGATGTCTTGACCATCAACTTCAAAAACAGATTGCAGATTTATCTTCTTATTGGCGTAAAGTTCTAAAGCGGGTAGTTAGCACAATCAAATTTATTGCAGAACGTGGCTTAGAATTTAGAGGGGATAACGGAATAATTAGTTCACCGAGAAATGGCAATTATCTTAGAATTCTTGAATTAGTGGCGGAGTTTGATCCAATTCTTTCGACGCATATAAAAGATCATGCGAATAAAAAAAGTGGTCACACAAATTATCTATCATCAACTATTTGTGAAGAATTAATTGATCTTATGGCTAAAGAAGTATTAAGCAAAATAAttacaagaattaaaaaatcaaaatatttttctgtatcTGTAGATTCTACTCCCGATGAAGCACATATAGATCAATTGACTATAGTATTACGTTACATAGAAGGAATTAATCCAGTAGAAAGATTCTTAACATTTGTACCAAATTGTGGTCACACTGGCATTGAAATGGCAAATACTCTCATAACATTTTTGGACCatcataaaattgaattgaatgACTGCCGTGGTCAGTCATATGATAATGCGGCAAACATGAGTGGCAAGTATCAAGGGATGCAAgccttaattaaaaataaaaatgaattggcAGAATTTATTCCATGTTGTGGTCATTCTTTAAAGTTGGGAAAACAGCAGCCAACTCATGTGTTGCGGCTATTCGATTCTTTGATTTTATACAAAACCTTTACGTGTTTTTTACTGCGACTCCCACAC AATTTGAATGAAACTCGTTGGTCATGTCGGGCAGACGCAACAAAAGCTGTTGTATATTTTggttatgattatataaaagaaGCTTTGGTAGAAATTTCAAACGATCTTGATCAAAAAGACATTGTTAAAATCCAATCTAAAAAACTTTACGAATCAATGTGTCAACTTGAAGTGGCATTTTATGCAATTTTTTGGAATGATATTTTAGAGAGGTTTGATTCaacaaatcatattttacaAGACCCAAAAATAATTCTTCAAACTGCTGTAAATGCTCTTAATTCTCTTTTATCATTTGTTCGAGAAATACGaaacaaatatgaaaaatacgaAGAAAAG TTATCACCTAGAGAAAAATTCAGATCAGAAAGCTTCATATCAGTAATTGATCAATTGACAGTATCATTAACCGATAGAATAGCTGCTTACGAAACAATTTGTCAacgttttggttttttaaatacatttgaaaaattagaaacttCTGAGCTACAATCTGCTGCAAATTGTTAG